In the genome of Balneola sp., one region contains:
- a CDS encoding MATE family efflux transporter, translating to MDTEKSQSLWADIKASVSGTHQDFTKGKIGRAILLLSIPMVLEMGMESIFAVVDIFFVSKLGADAVATVGITESIITIVYAIAIGLAMGTTAIVARRIGEKDPEGAAKSTVQAIFVGVLASLPISLIGIFFAQDLLRLMGADQNIIDNMYGYTAIMIGSNMVIMLLFVINAVFRGAGDAAISMRVLWLANAFNIVLDPILIFGWWIFPELGVKGAAVATTIGRGIGVCYQFYLLAGSSSRIKVLKEHLIINWEIMIKLIKVSLGGIGQFIIATSSWIGLVRITAEFGSVTVAGYTIAIRILIFSILPSWGMSNAAATLVGQNLGAGQPDRAEKSTWITAGVNMVFLGLVGIVFFTFSDFLVSLFTNDEAIIAVGAQCLRIISYGYLAYAFGMIIIQAFNGAGDTTTPTIINFFCFWMIEIPLAYFLALELGWKQEGVFYSIVVAETCLGIMGFILFKRGKWKQVSV from the coding sequence ATGGATACAGAAAAAAGCCAATCTCTATGGGCAGATATCAAAGCATCTGTCTCTGGAACACATCAGGATTTTACTAAAGGTAAAATAGGTCGAGCCATCTTATTACTATCCATTCCAATGGTGCTTGAGATGGGAATGGAATCTATCTTTGCCGTTGTAGATATCTTCTTCGTCTCTAAACTTGGAGCTGATGCAGTAGCAACCGTAGGTATTACAGAATCTATTATTACTATTGTTTATGCTATTGCCATTGGACTTGCTATGGGTACAACTGCAATTGTGGCTCGAAGGATTGGAGAAAAAGATCCTGAAGGCGCAGCTAAGTCAACCGTTCAGGCAATTTTTGTAGGAGTTCTTGCCTCTCTCCCAATCTCCCTGATTGGAATATTTTTTGCACAGGATCTACTGCGCTTAATGGGAGCTGATCAAAATATTATTGACAACATGTACGGTTATACAGCCATCATGATTGGTAGCAACATGGTAATAATGCTTCTCTTTGTAATTAATGCAGTATTTAGAGGAGCCGGAGATGCTGCAATTTCAATGAGGGTGCTATGGCTGGCAAATGCATTTAACATTGTTCTTGATCCAATCCTGATTTTCGGATGGTGGATTTTTCCTGAACTAGGTGTTAAAGGTGCAGCTGTAGCTACAACTATTGGTCGTGGAATAGGAGTTTGTTATCAATTCTATTTATTAGCTGGTTCCTCATCTCGCATAAAAGTGCTGAAGGAACACCTGATTATAAACTGGGAAATCATGATCAAGCTAATCAAGGTTTCTCTTGGAGGAATTGGGCAATTCATTATTGCCACTTCGAGCTGGATTGGGTTAGTGAGGATAACAGCCGAATTTGGCAGCGTTACTGTTGCAGGTTATACCATTGCTATCCGAATACTAATATTCTCTATCCTCCCTTCCTGGGGAATGAGTAATGCGGCAGCAACATTAGTAGGTCAAAATTTAGGAGCGGGACAACCTGATAGAGCAGAGAAATCTACCTGGATTACTGCTGGTGTTAACATGGTTTTCCTTGGGCTTGTTGGTATAGTGTTTTTTACTTTTTCTGATTTTCTAGTAAGTCTCTTTACTAATGATGAAGCGATTATAGCTGTAGGTGCACAGTGTTTAAGAATTATTAGTTATGGATATTTGGCTTATGCATTTGGAATGATCATTATTCAGGCATTTAATGGCGCGGGAGATACTACTACCCCTACAATCATTAATTTCTTTTGTTTTTGGATGATTGAAATACCACTTGCCTATTTTTTGGCACTAGAATTAGGATGGAAACAGGAAGGTGTCTTTTACTCAATTGTAGTAGCAGAAACTTGTTTAGGCATTATGGGATTTATTCTTTTCAAACGCGGAAAATGGAAACAGGTATCAGTATAG
- a CDS encoding type II secretion system F family protein, with the protein MAQFRLKAVSKTGKSIQTEFEADNKKEAQLKVDRLSKTNGLTIQALDQKHLFLYKVKRPGKKPLNGEQEAYNKEELERALVKLGYQVVSINKKLFTFKGGVPMGEVVSFIRMSADLLKQQLTFDEILNLLIEDSTNKRMKEVVKEIQKDLKDGKEGTQVYGKHEDIFGKFAAYMLSVASTSGNMALVFDSTAKFLERDAEFKKNLKRSLMMPAVTVLAVIGVVLFYVGYIFPSTAELFVEMNIALPPMTKSTLDFSYWLADYWVFVLLAFVLPITGFIFFARTVRGKLIIDKYIIHLPVMGDLLHKTSIEIFSRVFYTLYSGSGQNIEVIRVAAEACRNKYIEKQIKEVAIKMMLKDGAGLIESMEATGVFPHTAISRFRLGAESGALRDNAKQLAEYYEIQTTYKMQSVIDTINLFINLFIMIALIAITVVSSESATINPSSSQ; encoded by the coding sequence ATGGCACAGTTTAGGTTAAAAGCAGTTTCTAAGACCGGCAAGTCTATTCAGACTGAATTTGAGGCCGACAACAAAAAGGAGGCTCAGTTAAAAGTCGATCGACTTTCAAAAACAAATGGATTAACAATTCAAGCCTTAGATCAAAAACATCTTTTTCTCTATAAAGTTAAAAGGCCGGGTAAAAAACCTCTCAATGGAGAACAGGAAGCTTATAACAAAGAAGAATTAGAACGTGCCCTGGTAAAACTTGGGTACCAGGTTGTAAGTATCAATAAAAAGCTATTCACTTTTAAGGGCGGTGTTCCAATGGGAGAAGTAGTTTCTTTCATAAGAATGTCGGCCGATCTACTGAAGCAACAGCTTACTTTCGATGAAATCCTAAATCTTCTAATTGAAGATTCTACTAATAAAAGGATGAAGGAGGTTGTTAAAGAAATACAGAAAGATCTTAAAGATGGTAAAGAAGGGACTCAAGTATATGGTAAGCATGAAGATATTTTTGGGAAATTCGCAGCTTATATGTTAAGTGTTGCTTCTACTTCTGGGAATATGGCACTTGTTTTTGATAGCACCGCTAAATTTCTTGAGCGTGACGCAGAGTTTAAAAAGAATTTAAAAAGATCGTTAATGATGCCAGCAGTGACTGTACTGGCTGTGATCGGTGTAGTTCTATTTTATGTAGGCTATATTTTTCCTTCTACTGCAGAGCTTTTTGTGGAGATGAATATTGCACTGCCACCTATGACAAAATCTACTCTTGATTTTAGTTATTGGTTAGCTGATTACTGGGTTTTTGTTTTATTGGCATTTGTACTACCAATTACCGGGTTTATATTTTTCGCAAGAACTGTCCGAGGTAAATTAATTATCGATAAGTATATAATTCACTTACCGGTAATGGGAGACCTATTACATAAGACTAGTATCGAGATCTTCTCAAGAGTGTTCTACACACTTTATAGCGGTTCTGGACAAAATATTGAGGTAATTCGTGTTGCTGCCGAAGCATGTCGAAATAAATACATAGAGAAACAGATCAAAGAAGTTGCTATCAAAATGATGTTAAAAGATGGTGCTGGCCTTATTGAGTCAATGGAAGCCACAGGTGTTTTCCCTCACACCGCAATTAGTAGATTTAGGTTGGGAGCTGAATCGGGCGCACTGCGAGATAATGCGAAACAACTTGCTGAGTATTATGAAATCCAGACTACATATAAAATGCAGTCAGTAATTGATACTATAAACTTATTCATTAACTTATTCATCATGATAGCCCTAATTGCTATCACAGTTGTTTCTTCTGAATCAGCAACAATTAACCCAAGTAGTTCGCAATAA
- a CDS encoding DinB family protein, producing the protein MHKHTLVIDSNIFFLNQGIELLSDVSDDQYSANDGKYNKSGIGRHFRHIIEHYISLIEEKDGLVDYDARERNLSLELDRSYMIESIGRVIESLRSLSEKAVVLDKTISVRSNEGIGEEGAPLSSSTIRRELQFLISHTVHHYALIGLILKTMGFNPSPEFGVAPSTLKHERSKEIEAAAS; encoded by the coding sequence ATGCACAAGCACACCCTGGTAATTGATTCAAATATCTTTTTCCTAAACCAAGGAATTGAACTTCTGTCAGATGTTTCAGATGACCAATATTCAGCTAATGATGGGAAATACAATAAGAGCGGAATTGGTCGTCATTTCAGACATATTATCGAGCACTATATAAGCCTGATTGAAGAAAAAGACGGTTTAGTGGATTATGACGCCAGAGAAAGAAACCTTTCACTTGAATTGGATCGATCTTATATGATCGAATCAATTGGGAGGGTCATTGAGAGCTTAAGATCTCTTTCCGAAAAAGCCGTTGTTCTGGACAAGACTATATCTGTAAGAAGTAATGAAGGAATTGGGGAAGAAGGAGCTCCATTGAGTAGCTCTACGATACGAAGAGAGCTTCAATTCTTAATTAGTCATACTGTTCATCACTACGCCTTAATTGGTTTGATTTTAAAAACTATGGGTTTTAATCCTTCTCCTGAGTTTGGAGTAGCACCTTCTACACTTAAGCATGAGCGTAGTAAAGAAATAGAAGCCGCAGCTTCGTAA
- a CDS encoding alpha/beta fold hydrolase — MLYYKKYEHSSSKDWVVFIHGAGGSSSIWFQQLKAFRMVFNVLLVDLRGHGKSKDLLHRYYDSEYTFDDISSDIFEVLDHLEIQTAHFIGVSLGTIIIRNLNELKPERVQSAILCGAITRLNVRSRFLVFIGNLFKRVIPYMWLYSFFAWIIMPRKRHAKARNLFIREAKKLYQKEFLRWFKLTHTVNPLLKYFKEKETETPMLYVMGDEDYMFLPPVQQIVERHKQAFLAVIEKCGHVCNVEKPTEFNDVSIGFLKKYSIEAS, encoded by the coding sequence ATGCTTTATTATAAAAAATACGAGCACTCATCTAGTAAGGATTGGGTGGTTTTTATTCATGGTGCCGGAGGGAGTTCTTCAATTTGGTTTCAGCAGTTGAAAGCTTTTCGCATGGTATTCAATGTGCTTCTTGTCGATTTAAGGGGGCATGGTAAATCTAAGGACTTGCTACACAGGTATTATGATAGTGAATATACTTTTGATGATATAAGTTCGGATATATTTGAGGTTTTGGATCATCTGGAGATTCAGACGGCTCATTTTATAGGTGTCTCATTAGGCACAATCATAATCAGGAATTTGAATGAATTAAAACCTGAAAGGGTACAATCGGCTATTTTATGTGGAGCTATTACCAGACTTAATGTACGCTCTAGATTTCTCGTATTTATTGGGAATCTGTTTAAACGAGTAATTCCGTACATGTGGTTATACAGCTTCTTTGCCTGGATTATCATGCCTCGTAAACGGCATGCAAAAGCCAGAAATCTCTTTATTAGGGAAGCAAAAAAACTTTATCAGAAAGAATTCTTGAGATGGTTTAAACTTACTCATACAGTAAACCCATTATTGAAGTATTTCAAAGAGAAAGAGACAGAAACCCCAATGCTTTATGTGATGGGAGATGAAGACTACATGTTCCTCCCCCCTGTTCAACAAATAGTAGAAAGACATAAGCAAGCTTTTTTGGCCGTAATTGAAAAATGCGGACATGTATGTAATGTAGAAAAGCCGACTGAGTTTAATGATGTATCAATCGGCTTTCTAAAAAAATACAGTATAGAAGCTAGTTAA
- a CDS encoding type II/IV secretion system protein, translating to MGKINIRRHIGDILVSKGVVSDDQLQEALNILEEEPPNSSRRLGQILYQEVGLNRHIVMKEISKVYAFREVLPDADVVPDDIIEHIKKNVENLPEEIIDELVHHKAIPYQRTNGALTIAAADPSDPNIQPILNRLTFKKTELVYCNYELVDHILSKVYEQKNEFLDLLEEIDYEETDIDAGDEEIDEEEIDAEINQSMLNSLVEGMLVESVRQGVSDLHIIPSGPTSTDIRFRIDGKLQLWYQQKNVKPEAISAVIKDKTRNVDRFERDSSQDGFIQRQIDGYNIRYRVSIMPIVGNQYDRKFESIVIRILDDRKVIRDLDLLGLQKVAKDNFTKSIQKPSGIVIITGPTGSGKSTTLVAALYYVIDPTKNVLTVEEPVEYIIDGARQLKISPSMSFDQSIRGILRHDPDIVLVGEIRDLKTAEIAIKLANTGHLTFSTLHTNDAPSAVSRLFKMGVEPFLIANAVNLVMAQRLIRRLCKECKEVYTPHPETAKGIGFTDEEIETTTFYKAVGCEKCSETGYKGRSAIHEALYFSKEIKQMVLDAGGDIDEGAIKDLAISQGMLTLRGSGRERIKEGISTIEEIVAATIED from the coding sequence ATGGGCAAAATAAATATCCGAAGACACATCGGTGATATTTTGGTTAGTAAAGGAGTAGTCTCAGATGATCAACTCCAGGAAGCCCTTAATATCCTAGAGGAAGAGCCTCCAAATAGCTCACGTAGGCTAGGTCAAATATTGTATCAGGAGGTTGGGTTAAACAGGCATATAGTAATGAAAGAAATTTCAAAGGTATATGCTTTTAGAGAAGTATTACCTGATGCCGATGTCGTTCCTGATGATATTATTGAGCATATAAAAAAGAACGTTGAGAACCTCCCGGAAGAAATCATTGATGAATTAGTTCATCATAAAGCTATTCCTTACCAAAGGACAAATGGGGCATTAACTATCGCTGCAGCAGACCCTTCCGACCCCAATATTCAACCCATACTCAACCGACTCACTTTTAAGAAAACAGAACTTGTTTATTGCAATTATGAACTTGTTGACCACATCCTTTCAAAAGTATATGAGCAGAAAAATGAGTTCCTGGACCTACTTGAAGAGATTGATTACGAAGAAACAGATATAGATGCTGGCGATGAAGAAATTGATGAAGAAGAGATTGATGCTGAAATCAACCAGAGTATGCTTAACTCACTGGTTGAAGGGATGCTTGTTGAGTCTGTTCGACAAGGGGTAAGTGATTTACATATTATTCCAAGCGGTCCAACATCTACTGATATTCGATTCAGAATTGATGGAAAACTTCAGCTTTGGTATCAACAAAAAAATGTAAAGCCAGAAGCTATCTCTGCCGTAATTAAAGATAAAACCAGAAATGTAGACCGTTTTGAGCGCGATTCTTCTCAGGATGGTTTTATCCAACGTCAAATTGATGGGTACAATATTCGGTACAGGGTTTCTATTATGCCTATTGTTGGAAATCAATATGATCGGAAATTTGAGTCTATTGTAATCCGAATTCTTGACGATAGAAAAGTAATACGTGACCTGGATTTACTTGGACTTCAAAAAGTGGCAAAAGACAATTTTACCAAGTCCATACAAAAACCCTCAGGTATTGTAATCATAACAGGTCCAACAGGTAGCGGTAAATCAACTACTCTTGTAGCCGCTCTTTATTATGTAATTGATCCTACTAAGAACGTACTGACAGTTGAAGAACCTGTAGAGTATATCATCGATGGAGCTCGACAGCTCAAAATAAGTCCTTCAATGTCCTTTGATCAAAGTATTCGTGGTATTCTGCGTCATGACCCTGACATTGTTTTGGTAGGTGAGATTCGAGACTTAAAAACTGCAGAAATTGCTATTAAACTCGCTAATACAGGTCACTTAACCTTTTCAACATTACATACCAATGATGCTCCAAGTGCAGTTTCTCGTCTATTTAAAATGGGAGTGGAACCATTTCTTATTGCCAACGCAGTTAATCTTGTAATGGCACAGCGTTTAATTAGACGATTATGCAAAGAATGTAAAGAAGTATATACTCCTCATCCGGAAACAGCGAAAGGAATTGGTTTTACAGATGAAGAGATTGAGACAACTACATTCTATAAGGCTGTAGGTTGTGAAAAGTGCAGTGAAACCGGATATAAAGGACGTTCCGCAATCCATGAAGCTCTTTACTTCTCAAAGGAAATTAAACAGATGGTATTGGATGCTGGTGGAGATATTGATGAAGGTGCAATTAAAGATTTGGCGATTAGCCAAGGTATGTTAACCCTGCGAGGATCAGGAAGGGAACGTATCAAAGAAGGGATATCTACAATTGAAGAAATTGTAGCAGCAACAATTGAAGATTAA
- a CDS encoding cyclic nucleotide-binding domain-containing protein has protein sequence MSTGNDGTGDLLSNHVKKFLKEPPLLLKNFHYEDVLEFLELGIEERFNADDVILNESEYVNSAYLVAEGKVAIWKDNIQLATLSDGNFLGEAFLFSKNNRMAKVTAAGGCVLLRYERYDALSFFRKKPEKLFNIFTKNIIEIQQRKISNMNVQLLNLKKRLLNDSNW, from the coding sequence ATGAGTACAGGAAATGATGGTACGGGTGATTTATTATCCAATCATGTGAAAAAGTTTTTGAAGGAACCCCCTTTACTGTTGAAGAATTTCCACTACGAAGATGTGTTAGAATTTCTTGAACTTGGAATCGAAGAAAGGTTCAATGCTGATGACGTAATTCTGAATGAATCAGAGTATGTAAATTCAGCATATTTAGTAGCAGAAGGCAAAGTAGCTATCTGGAAAGATAATATTCAATTGGCTACTCTTTCGGATGGCAATTTTCTAGGCGAGGCTTTTTTATTTAGTAAAAATAATAGAATGGCAAAGGTAACTGCTGCCGGAGGTTGTGTTCTTTTACGCTATGAACGATACGATGCTTTAAGTTTTTTCAGAAAAAAACCTGAAAAATTATTCAACATTTTTACTAAAAATATCATCGAAATACAGCAACGTAAAATCAGCAATATGAATGTTCAGTTATTAAATCTAAAAAAAAGATTATTGAACGACTCAAACTGGTAA
- a CDS encoding twitching motility protein PilT encodes MAAIDLDKIAELTKPLVQRIPQTARGIDLHKRIGDLLEESDISLRVDLKAILDSFLLNMIKIDASDIDMGGDGCAGKVWYRVFGNKSPLKVSKKFTLLETDILLHNALLSTQRDRLLEDKNLDFSYSINLVDGSKQRFRADIYFDLDHLALNMRKIDNTIRPFKSLGVHAEVAKSVSLKYYKYGLSLITGITGSGKSSTLDTIIDANNRTVDSHIVIIASPVELIHEPIRSVVRHREVGADVLSFKDGAIQALRQDPDIIVIGELRDPETIMTALEITDSGHKTFGTLHTSSAMESIERILGEMPAEEQNRVRTRLADVLTCVISQKLVPSLDGKRVLAKEVLLANASVRAAIRNNNIGEIYQMLMEGRERGMNTMEQDLKRLFEEGKISKETALNYSNNKTKMLQLLSEVSY; translated from the coding sequence ATGGCGGCAATAGATTTAGATAAAATTGCGGAGCTTACTAAGCCCTTAGTGCAGCGAATTCCTCAGACTGCACGTGGAATCGATTTGCACAAAAGAATTGGAGATCTACTTGAAGAATCTGATATAAGTTTACGTGTCGATTTAAAGGCTATTCTAGACTCCTTTTTATTAAATATGATCAAAATCGACGCATCAGATATCGATATGGGAGGAGATGGGTGTGCTGGAAAGGTGTGGTACCGGGTATTTGGAAATAAAAGTCCCTTAAAGGTTTCTAAAAAATTTACACTACTCGAAACGGATATCTTACTTCATAATGCTCTATTAAGTACACAAAGAGATCGTTTATTAGAAGATAAAAATCTTGATTTTTCGTATTCCATTAACTTAGTGGATGGTTCAAAGCAACGTTTTCGTGCAGATATCTATTTCGATCTGGACCACCTGGCATTAAATATGCGAAAGATCGATAACACTATACGTCCCTTTAAATCTCTAGGGGTACATGCTGAGGTTGCGAAGTCGGTAAGTCTAAAATACTATAAATACGGGCTCTCTTTAATAACAGGAATTACCGGATCTGGAAAATCCTCAACTTTAGATACAATAATTGACGCTAATAATCGAACAGTAGACTCTCATATTGTGATTATTGCTTCTCCAGTCGAATTAATCCACGAACCGATAAGATCGGTAGTAAGACATAGAGAAGTAGGAGCGGATGTACTTTCCTTTAAAGACGGAGCTATTCAAGCGCTTAGACAAGATCCTGATATCATTGTGATTGGTGAGTTAAGAGACCCAGAAACCATCATGACTGCACTTGAAATCACAGATTCAGGTCATAAGACTTTCGGAACTCTTCATACTTCTTCTGCTATGGAGAGTATCGAGCGGATTTTAGGTGAAATGCCTGCAGAAGAACAAAACAGGGTTCGAACTCGATTGGCGGATGTGCTTACTTGCGTAATTAGTCAAAAACTGGTTCCTAGCCTCGATGGTAAGAGAGTATTAGCAAAAGAAGTTCTTCTCGCAAATGCTTCTGTAAGGGCAGCAATAAGAAATAATAATATTGGTGAAATCTATCAGATGCTTATGGAAGGCAGGGAGCGTGGAATGAATACAATGGAACAGGATCTGAAGAGATTATTTGAAGAAGGTAAGATTTCTAAAGAAACTGCCTTAAATTATTCAAACAATAAAACTAAAATGTTGCAACTTCTAAGTGAAGTTTCCTATTAG
- a CDS encoding MFS transporter, with product MTSQVKTNDYFIIFSLWLMVFASSSQVMIISPILPEIASELNTAKSLLGYLITVYATMIGVCAIIMGPLSDKIGRRKILLIGSSGMTIALLLHSMADNFVSLLILRAFAGMAGGVLSGSAVSYVGDYFPYERRGWANGWIMSGIAMGQILGIPLGTFLAEFYGFKFPFILFGAIMGVTTILIFFRLPQPNVELQISKITLKSTFTKYGNLLRVGEIRSVAFSYLLMFLSLSIFLIYLPDWLVEEFDVSLSEIGWVFFAGGIVNAITGPNAGKLSDRIGRKNMIIFSCLGLATLMALTTYIITSFWIAYIAFPVAMLLIAMRISPFQALSSELVKSNNRGSLMSLLVAIGNVGSGLAGAIAGPLYDELGYVSNTLFGAYTIILTAYIVMRFVPEPELKNNTVQETLEVAE from the coding sequence ATGACTTCACAGGTAAAGACTAATGACTACTTTATAATATTCTCACTCTGGCTAATGGTTTTCGCCTCCAGTAGCCAGGTAATGATCATCTCCCCTATTCTTCCTGAGATTGCGTCAGAGCTGAATACTGCTAAAAGTCTCCTTGGGTATTTGATTACAGTATACGCAACTATGATTGGTGTGTGTGCCATCATAATGGGGCCCTTATCCGATAAAATAGGTAGAAGAAAGATCTTATTGATAGGAAGCTCGGGGATGACCATAGCCCTTCTCTTACACAGCATGGCTGATAATTTTGTTTCCTTATTGATATTAAGAGCTTTTGCGGGAATGGCCGGGGGCGTGTTAAGCGGATCAGCAGTATCCTATGTTGGTGATTACTTCCCTTATGAAAGAAGAGGATGGGCCAATGGTTGGATTATGAGTGGAATTGCTATGGGACAGATATTAGGGATCCCACTAGGAACCTTTTTAGCAGAATTTTATGGTTTTAAATTTCCCTTCATTCTATTTGGTGCAATAATGGGGGTAACTACAATACTTATATTCTTTCGACTTCCACAGCCCAATGTAGAACTACAAATCTCAAAAATTACTCTGAAAAGTACATTTACTAAATACGGAAACTTATTAAGGGTTGGGGAGATTAGATCTGTTGCTTTTTCATACCTGTTAATGTTTCTCAGTTTATCAATCTTTTTGATCTATTTACCCGATTGGTTAGTTGAAGAGTTTGATGTAAGTCTATCAGAGATAGGGTGGGTTTTCTTTGCAGGTGGAATTGTTAATGCCATTACTGGACCTAATGCTGGCAAGCTTTCAGATCGTATTGGAAGAAAGAATATGATCATATTTTCATGTTTAGGCTTGGCTACTCTTATGGCGCTTACAACCTATATCATTACTTCTTTTTGGATTGCCTATATCGCGTTTCCTGTAGCAATGCTTTTAATTGCAATGAGAATAAGTCCTTTCCAGGCTTTGTCATCTGAATTGGTAAAATCTAATAACAGAGGTTCTTTAATGAGTTTATTAGTTGCCATAGGCAATGTTGGTTCTGGATTAGCAGGAGCAATAGCAGGACCTCTTTATGACGAACTAGGTTATGTAAGTAATACTTTATTTGGTGCCTATACCATCATTCTTACCGCTTATATAGTAATGAGATTTGTCCCTGAACCAGAGTTAAAAAACAACACTGTCCAAGAAACTTTGGAAGTAGCAGAGTAA
- a CDS encoding GNAT family N-acetyltransferase, producing MSTVKNLNLQTNVDGLLIPGHKYSVKIAQNREEIEKALRLRFDVFNIELGEGLESSFENKMDEDEFDAQCDHLLVIENSTDAVIGTYRMQDNAMAKSGNGFYTQSEFDISRFSDQILDNVVELGRACIHIDHRSGRVLYLLWRGLAKYLALSNKRYLFGCCSITSQNPAEGQAVYTHLINEKYLHPDFDIPVQPAFECSNEKGLVFDEVVKLPQLFRLYLDIGVKVCSAPALDSTFKTIDFLILLDKESLSEQSKALFLK from the coding sequence ATGAGTACAGTAAAGAATCTTAACTTACAAACAAATGTAGACGGTTTATTAATTCCCGGTCATAAATATTCTGTAAAGATTGCTCAGAATAGAGAGGAAATAGAGAAAGCGTTAAGGCTGCGATTTGATGTTTTCAACATTGAGTTGGGAGAAGGATTGGAATCATCCTTTGAAAATAAAATGGATGAAGATGAATTTGATGCTCAATGTGATCATCTCCTTGTAATCGAAAACTCTACGGATGCTGTGATTGGAACTTATCGAATGCAGGACAATGCAATGGCAAAGTCTGGTAACGGTTTTTATACACAGTCTGAGTTTGATATATCCCGTTTTTCGGATCAAATTCTTGATAATGTAGTTGAATTGGGAAGAGCATGTATCCACATAGATCACCGAAGTGGAAGGGTACTATACCTTTTGTGGAGAGGCTTAGCTAAATATCTGGCATTATCTAACAAAAGGTACCTGTTTGGCTGCTGTTCAATTACAAGCCAAAATCCTGCGGAAGGTCAGGCTGTATATACTCATCTTATAAATGAAAAATACCTTCACCCTGATTTTGATATTCCTGTGCAACCTGCTTTCGAATGCTCCAATGAGAAAGGTTTAGTATTTGATGAAGTAGTTAAATTACCTCAGCTTTTTCGTCTTTATCTGGATATTGGAGTAAAAGTCTGTAGTGCACCAGCTTTAGATTCTACTTTCAAAACCATTGATTTCTTGATTTTATTAGATAAAGAATCACTTTCGGAACAGTCAAAAGCACTCTTTTTGAAATAA
- a CDS encoding 1-acyl-sn-glycerol-3-phosphate acyltransferase — MRKIIAVGKIFLFLITTFYHYSLIILGKLFSFLGYDEIKWAALQRRKWGQSVIKVLGINISVKGTPPKPPFFMVSNHLSYVDVWLFFSQLDCTFIAKSDVKDWPVIGFVLASSGVLFIDREKRSDVARVNEEVSKKLNSSQGIVLFPEGTTSAGVEILPFKSSLFQFPASQNLPVHCASIHYETPEYEKPAYQSICWWDDTPFFDHLFYLFMMKEFSATITFSADVVTNSDRKVLTQSSQEIVRESFVPVIDPEKYAQAHPGN; from the coding sequence ATGAGAAAGATCATTGCAGTAGGAAAAATTTTTCTTTTCTTAATTACCACCTTTTATCACTATTCATTAATCATTCTTGGAAAGCTCTTTTCTTTTTTAGGCTACGACGAAATCAAGTGGGCAGCTTTACAGAGAAGAAAATGGGGACAATCAGTAATAAAGGTATTGGGTATCAATATTTCAGTTAAGGGCACCCCACCTAAACCACCTTTTTTTATGGTTTCAAATCATTTGAGTTATGTAGATGTTTGGCTCTTCTTTTCTCAACTTGATTGCACTTTCATTGCTAAAAGTGATGTCAAAGATTGGCCTGTAATTGGGTTCGTGCTTGCTTCTTCAGGTGTATTATTTATTGACAGAGAAAAAAGGTCAGATGTAGCCAGAGTAAATGAAGAAGTATCAAAAAAGCTCAATTCTTCGCAGGGTATTGTACTTTTCCCCGAAGGTACCACAAGTGCTGGTGTAGAAATACTACCATTCAAGTCATCGTTGTTTCAATTTCCTGCTAGTCAAAATCTTCCTGTTCATTGTGCTTCAATTCACTATGAAACTCCGGAATATGAAAAACCAGCTTATCAATCTATATGCTGGTGGGACGATACACCCTTTTTTGACCATTTATTTTATCTTTTTATGATGAAAGAGTTCTCAGCAACCATTACCTTTAGCGCTGATGTGGTTACGAACTCAGATAGAAAGGTTCTTACACAATCATCCCAAGAGATTGTAAGAGAGTCTTTTGTACCGGTAATAGATCCCGAAAAATATGCACAAGCACACCCTGGTAATTGA